A stretch of the Lolium perenne isolate Kyuss_39 chromosome 3, Kyuss_2.0, whole genome shotgun sequence genome encodes the following:
- the LOC127344457 gene encoding delta-1-pyrroline-5-carboxylate synthase 2, with protein sequence MGRGGIGGAVAAADMENSDSTRCFVRDVKRIVIKVGTAVVTGQNGRLAMGRLGALCEQVKELNFQGYEVILVTSGAVGVGRQRLKYRKLINSSFADLQNPQLDLDGKACAAVGQSGLMAIYDTLFSQLDVTSSQLLVTDRDFRDPSFGHQLRETVVSLLDLKVIPVFNENDAISTRKAPYEDSSGIFWDNDSLATLLAKELDADLLIMLSDVEGLFSGPPSDPQSKIIHTYINDKHGKLINFGEKSRVGRGGMQAKVAAAVSAASKGVPAVIASGFVVDSIIKVMRGEKIGTLFHNEANIWDCSKEVTTREMAVAAKDCSRHLQNLSSEERKKILLDIADALEANEDLIVSENEADLAVAQDSGYEKSLVSRMTLKAGRITSLAGSIRAIADMEDPISHTVKKTELAKDLVYEKMYCPLGVLLIIFESRPDALVQIAALAIRSGNGLLLKGGKEAMRSNTILHKVITSVIPDAVGKKLIGLVKSKDEIADLLKLDDVIDLVIPRGSNRLVSQIKAATKIPVLGHADGICHVYIDKSADMEMAKRIVLDAKVDYPAACNAMETLLVHKDLNKTEGLDDLLMELANEGVVIYGGPVAHDTLKVPKVDSFHHEYSSMACTLEFVDDVQSAIDHINRYGSAHTDCIITTDKKSADTFLQQVDSAAVFHNASTRFCDGTRFGLGAEVGISTGRIHARGPVGVDGLLTTRCILRGSGQIVNGDKGVVYTHKDLPLH encoded by the exons ATGGGCAGGGGAGGCATCGGAGGAGCCGTCGCGGCGGCGGACATGGAGAACAGCGACTCCACCCGATGCTTCGTCAGGGACGTCAAGCGCATCGTCATCAAG GTGGGCACCGCTGTTGTCACCGGGCAGAATGGCCGACTCGCCATGGGCAGGCTCGGAGCTCTCTGTGAGCAG GTGAAGGAGCTCAACTTTCAGGGGTATGAGGTGATCCTGGTCACCTCCGGCGCCGTTGGCGTCGGGAGGCAGAGGCTCAAGTACAGGAAGCTCATCAACAGCAG TTTCGCGGATCTGCAGAACCCGCAGCTGGACCTCGATGGGAAGGCTTGTGCCGCCGTCGGCCAGAGCGGCCTGATGGCGATCTACGACACGCTGTTCAGCCAG CTTGATGTCACGTCGTCTCAGCTTCTTGTTACGGACCGTGATTTCCGGGACCCAagtttcggccaccagcttcgcGAGACTGTTGTCTCTCTGCTAGATCTTAAAGTGATACCCGTGTTTAACGAGAACGACGCTATCAGTACCAGGAAAGCGCCATATGAG GATTCATCTGGTATATTCTGGGATAATGACAGTTTGGCAACGCTGTTAGCGAAAGAACTGGATGCTGATCTTCTTATCATGCTTAGTGATGTCGAGGGGCTGTTCAGTGGTCCACCGAGTGATCCTCAGTCAAAGATTATCCACACGTACATTAACGACAAGCACGGGAAGCTAATTAATTTTGGGGAGAAGTCTCGTGTAGGAAGAGGTGGAATGCAAGCTAAAGTGGCTGCTGCTGTTAGTGCCGCATCAAAGGGTGTACCTGCTGTAATTGCCAG TGGATTCGTGGTAGATAGCATTATTAAGGTTATGCGAGGAGAGAAAATTGGTACACTTTTCCACAATGAAGCAAATATCTGGGACTGTTCCAAGGAAGTGACCACGCGTGAGATGGCAGTTGCTGCGAAAGATTGCTCACGGCATCTACAG AACTTGTCCTCAGAGGAGCGTAAGAAGATTTTGTTAGATATTGCTGATGCTCTGGAAGCAAATGAGGACTTAATTGTATCCGAGAATGAAGCAGATCTAGCTGTGGCACAAGATTCAGGTTACGAGAAATCTTTGGTTTCTAGGATGACCCTGAAGGCAGGAAGG ATAACGAGCCTTGCGGGATCCATTCGTGCAATTGCGGACATGGAGGACCCTATTTCCCATACAGTGAAAAAAACAGAG CTTGCAAAGGATTTAGTTTATGAGAAGATGTACTGCCCATTGGGTGTTCTCCTAATTATTTTTGAGTCTCGTCCTGACGCCCTTGTCCAg ATCGCAGCCCTAGCAATCCGAAGTGGAAATGGTCTTCTCCTGAAAGGAGGAAAAGAAGCTATGAGATCAAACACAATATTACATAAG GTCATAACTAGCGTGATTCCAGATGCTGTTGGTAAGAAACTGATTGGCCTTGTAAAAAGCAAAGATGAGATTGCTGATTTGCTAAAG CTTGATGATGTGATTGACCTTGTTATTCCGAGAGGCAGTAATAGGCTTGTTTCTCAAATCAAAGCAGCAACCAAGATTCCTGTTCTTGGTCATGCAG ATGGTATCTGCCATGTTTATATTGATAAATCAGCTGACATGGAAATGGCAAAACGTATCGTATTGGATGCAAAGGTTGATTATCCGGCAGCATGTAATGCTATG GAAACACTTCTTGTTCATAAAGATCTGAACAAGACAGAGGGTCTTGATGATTTATTGATGGAACTTGCGAACGAAG GAGTTGTTATTTATGGTGGGCCTGTTGCACATGACACATTGAAAGTGCCAAAGGTTGATTCATTTCATCACGAGTATAGCTCAATGGCATGCACCCTCGAATTTGTTGATGATGTACAATCAGCCATTGACCATATAAATCGTTATGGAAG TGCACACACAGACTGTATTATCACCACCGATAAGAAGTCAGCAGATACGTTTCTACAACAAGTTGATAG TGCTGCTGTGTTCCATAATGCTAGCACAAGGTTCTGTGATGGGACTCGCTTCGGTCTTGGTGCAGAG GTTGGCATAAGTACAGGGCGCATACATGCACGTGGACCTGTTGGTGTTGATGGGCTTCTAACTACTCGATG CATTCTAAGAGGGAGTGGACAAATAGTGAACGGTGACAAGGGAGTTGTGTACACCCACAAGGATCTTCCTTTGCATTGA
- the LOC127344458 gene encoding pentatricopeptide repeat-containing protein CRR2, chloroplastic translates to MFASAPTTPLHLPHPAFRTRRPTLARCRSSFAPSSSSSSGGAPPPPPPPANPNHLIQTLCANGRLARAAALLPGLPAPTQRTYESLLIAAARAGDASLTAAVHRRLEADPVFRADPFLSTRLIESYAALGALPAARQVFDEAPARDIFVWNALLKALALAGHADEALARLSDMGRLAVPVDSYSYTHGLKACIAASASHAPRGAFARVREVHAHAVRRGYAAHTHVATTLVDCYAKLGVVAYAETIFFAMPERNIVSWSAMIACYAKNERPGDAIELFKEMIASDAGLVPNPITIVSVLNACAGVNALDHGKLLHAYILRRGFDSLVSVLNALMAMYMRCGRLEVGRRIFNWMGKRRDVVSWNSLISGYGMHGFGREAVQVFEEMVRAGLSPNIITFISVLGACSHAGLVDEGKELFESMADYSVTPRAEHYASMVDLLGRAGQLEEAVELIESMRIEPSPQVWGALLGACRIHGHVEFAEMACSHLFDLEPRNAGNYVLLADIYARAKLHNQVDVLKELLEEHALEKVTGCSWIEVKKKLHSFTSVDNKNPPVEQLQALIGEFVAQMKNEGYVPDTGIVHYNIEEEEKERILLGHSEKLAVAFGLINTGSGEVIRITKNLRLCEDCHSVTKFISKFTEREIVVKDVNRFHHFRDGICSCGEYW, encoded by the coding sequence ATGTTCGCCTCCGCCCCCACGACTCCCCTCCACCTCCCCCACCCGGCATTCCGCACCAGGCGTCCAACCCTCGCGCGCTGCAGGTCCTCCTtcgcgccctcctcctcctcctcctcgggcggGGCAcccccaccgccaccgccaccggcgaACCCGAACCACCTAATCCAAACACTCTGCGCCAACGGCCGCCTCGCGCGCGCGGCCGCGCTCCTCCCGGGCCTGCCCGCGCCGACACAGCGCACCTACGAGTCGCTCCTCATCGCCGCCGCGCGGGCCGGGGACGCCTCCCTCACCGCAGCCGTACACCGCCGCCTCGAGGCGGACCCGGTCTTCCGCGCCGACCCGTTCCTCTCCACGCGCCTCATCGAGTCCTACGCGGCGCTCGGCGCGCTCCCGGCCGCGCGCCAGGTGTTCGACGAGGCGCCCGCCCGCGACATCTTCGTCTGGAACGCGCTGCTCAAGGCGCTCGCGCTCGCCGGCCACGCCGACGAGGCGCTCGCGCGCCTCTCCGACATGGGCCGGCTCGCCGTCCCCGTCGACAGCTACAGCTACACGCACGGCCTCAAGGCCTGCATCGCCGCGTCGGCCTCGCACGCGCCGCGGGGGGCCTTCGCGCGCGTGCGCGAGGTGCACGCGCACGCCGTACGCCGCGGCTACGCGGCGCACACGCACGTCGCCACCACTCTTGTCGACTGCTACGCCAAGCTCGGGGTCGTCGCCTATGCTGAAACTATTTTCTTCGCAATGCCGGAGAGGAACATTGTTTCCTGGAGCGCCATGATCGCGTGCTATGCCAAGAATGAGAGACCAGGTGACGCCATCGAGCTGTTCAAGGAGATGATAGCCTCTGATGCAGGCCTGGTGCCTAACCCGATCACGATAGTGAGCGTCTTGAATGCCTGCGCAGGAGTGAACGCGCTCGATCATGGCAAGCTATTGCATGCATATATTCTTCGGAGGGGTTTCGACTCGCTTGTTTCGGTGCTGAATGCGTTGATGGCAATGTACATGAGATGTGGACGCCTCGAAGTTGGCCGGCGTATCTTCAATTGGATGGGAAAGCGGAGGGATGTTGTGTCGTGGAATTCGCTTATATCTGGGTATGGGATGCATGGCTTTGGTCGCGAGGCGGTTCAGGTGTTTGAGGAAATGGTCCGAGCCGGGCTATCACCCAATATCATCACATTTATCAGTGTCCTTGGGGCTTGTAGCCACGCGGGGCTTGTGGACGAGGGGAAGGAGTTGTTTGAGTCAATGGCGGATTATAGTGTCACACCTCGTGCAGAGCACTATGCTTCCATGGTAGACCTCCTTGGTCGTGCTGGGCAGCTGGAGGAAGCTGTGGAGCTCATAGAGAGCATGCGCATTGAGCCGAGTCCTCAAGTGTGGGGGGCGCTTCTTGGAGCTTGCCGTATTCATGGTCATGTGGAGTTCGCGGAGATGGCTTGCTCTCATCTCTTTGATCTTGAACCCAGAAATGCCGGGAACTATGTACTCCTTGCTGATATTTATGCTCGAGCTAAGCTGCACAACCAGGTTGATGtgctaaaggagttgcttgaggAGCATGCGCTGGAGAAGGTGACTGGTTGCAGCTGGATAGAGGTGAAGAAGAAGCTACACTCCTTCACGTCTGTGGACAACAAGAACCCACCTGTTGAACAGCTTCAAGCTCTGATAGGAGAGTTTGTGGCGCAGATGAAAAATGAAGGCTATGTCCCTGATACAGGGATTGTTCATTATAATAttgaagaagaagagaaggaaaGGATTTTGCTTGGTCACAGTGAGAAGCTGGCAGTTGCGTTTGGGCTTATCAATACTGGCAGTGGGGAAGTCATCAGGATCACCAAGAACCTGAGGCTATGTGAGGACTGTCACTCAGTCACCAAGTTCATCTCCAAGTTCACAGAGCGGGAAATTGTTGTGAAGGATGTGAACCGGTTTCACCACTTCAGGGATGGAATTTGTTCATGTGGCGAATATTGGTGA